Below is a genomic region from Hevea brasiliensis isolate MT/VB/25A 57/8 chromosome 3, ASM3005281v1, whole genome shotgun sequence.
CGTCCAAGTCACCCTAAAGTTTACATATGCTCTTCATATAAATACCCTTATATCCATACCCTTATCATTCGCCTTAAGAGTCCAGAATTTGCATTCACACATTCACTATACTACGCTGATAGAATTAATTAACCAAATGGCTTCAGTAGCATTTTCTGTCTTTGTGGGTACATttgtaataataatttaaaaaaaaaaaaaaaacagatgtaagaatttaaattttatcaaattattttttttttattaaacacGTTATATACATGCAAATGAAACGTATTTATCTTTGAGACGAGAGTTATATTCAAGTAAAACTCTCACAATAAGAACGACTTACCAATAAAGTTTGTGTGAAAATCAGCTCCACTACCAAGATTAAGATCCACCCATTAAGTTACTGTTATTTCTAGAAAAGATAACCAAATGCCCTTATTCTAtttcaatataaaaataatttagtctctaaaattttattttattaataatttaattaataagatttAGTTAAACCTATAAATTagttcttataattttaaaataaagtaatttagTCATTTGACATTTTAATAAACTTACAAGTCCTTCCTTACTGTTATAATtacaattattttcttattaaatttagcaaaaatactaaaatatttttaactctatttttaatataaaaataatttagttattGAAGTTTTATTTTAATGACAATTTACATCcaaattcatttttttaattttttatatataataatataatataatttaaaaatattataaattaataaatatatataattatttatatattattaaaataataatgacataATTAACATTTTACAAAGTTATAAGAGTTTTTTTATAATTGTTATAATATTTAAggattaatttgtaaaatatatgaataattttataattaaccaaaatttttaaggatcttaaaataattaatttatattttaataatttaaatttaaaattttttaatttaataaggcctaaattttaaaaatatagcgattaaattgtaaataaaataaaatttcatgaattaaattattaagaaagattgtgcaaatttatggacCTTCCTGCACTTATTAACAACTTCAAAAACCAAGGTCTCAACGAGAGAGACCTTGTTGCTGTCTCTGGTGGCCACAGTATTGGGTTTGCACAATGTTTTGTCTTCGGGAACCGAATCTACAGTGAAACTAATATTGACCCTAAATTTGCTCAACAGCGAAGATCAACTTGTCCACGCACTGGTGGCAACTCGACCCTATCTCCTCTTGACCCAACGCCTGCACGATTTGACACTGCATACTTTACCAATTTGATCAAGAAAAAGGGTCTTCTTCATTCGCATCATCAACTTTTTAATGGTGGCTCCACTGATGGTATAGTAAAAACTTACAGCTCAAATGCCAAAGCTTTCTCTGCCAATTTTGCTAGGTCTATGGTTAAGATGGGAAACATAAAACCACAGACAGGAAACAAAGGACAAATTCGTTTGAACTGCAGGAAGGTGAACTAAGTGATTGCTGTCTATTTGCggaagataattttttttttttgaagtgttgaatttattttacaactttgatGCTAAATAATACATGCACGCTAGAGAAAATTATATATCCTTAATTCTCTGGTATATGCATGGCACAGAGTCTCTGTTAATTGAATTAATTGTTTTTTTGTaagtgttaattaattaatttttaattttaggatACAGCAAGTAGTATTTTCTTGTTGGATTGTATTCATACCATGTTTCTTGTAATGACAGGTCgtgagtattaaataaatttaagtcatggaataatttaaatcaagaataaagattattttaaattaaatttcatattttcaaagAATGTGCCGGTTTGCCATGTTGGTTTGGTTGTAATCAATTAAAAAACCTATGAGCACTCACTAAATATTTTTAGAGTTGGAAACTTTGTGTCTAAATCCTATTAATTATGaacttaattgaaattaatattgACTTAATTGCATTATATACACTTCAATTTCACCTACTAAATTAATAATCAATATCAAAGCAATTACCCGAGTTCACCCATTTATATTCATCATATcataatttttttagaaaataaaagtataaaatttTCACTAAATGGATACATAATATAattctaaaatataaaattttaacggatacaaaatataattctaaaatataaaattttatactactataattttacataaaaaaatttaaaataagtaatttatataaaatataatagcaATTATCTTAATTTAAAGGAGTTAATCTTATTGacaaaatatttgatttaatcaTTCAGGCAGGAAGCATGTTTCACTCGGTAGTAATTTACCACTATTTGACTCCAAGATTTTTCTATGAACCATCTAGAAACAAtcaaattttgatattattatgaaGGGAAAATTTATATTTGTTATCATTGTATTCCTttctaaataacaaaaaaaacAACAAAAACTCACAAAAAAGAGGAAATATACCAAATTCTCACAAAAGATAAGACATTAAATCATACCAAATTAGGTGACAAAAATCATATTTATCGATAAAAATAAATTGaggataaatataaatttattctaAAAGGATATAAATCTTGAGATTATAGGaaaaacacataaaaaaaaacaaaagaaaaagagaaaaagaaaaaggtaatCACTAGTGAAAATAGTTAGCAATGACCGGCTCGAAAAACTCATCGTAATTTTAAATTATCTACAATATATAAATTAGATAAATAAATACATTAGAATGTAGTAAATTAAGAGCAATCTTTACAGGTATATATATGGTGGATTTTCTTAATTCTATGGGGAAAAAGCTCAAAATTAGGCAACAAAATATTACTTGAACAAGCTACACCACTAAAGCCCTGCAAAATCAAATTAAGTAAACATACCCACATGTCTGTCTTGAAAGAAAATATTGCCTAGCAATAACTACGCTATGAAATTAGCCAATCAATTCGGCATTTGTGATAACCTCTACCTCTTAATTTTTATAGCAATCGCCATATCCtttaataaactaattaattactCTTGCTGCTTCCCTTCACCTCCTTTCTACAAGTAAGTGATGTAGCTCCCCAAaacatgcatatatatatatagactcaGTAACTCAGGTTTTCGAATAGCCTATGAGTCTAATCATATTTAATGATTTAGCCATAAGattcatttagtcaattcaaTCACTGTAAGACTTACTCAATAAAAGGAAAGAATAttgattaaagataaacaatattAGTAAAATTTCCAAATATAAAAATGCCTAAAACTATGCActataaatagaaatataattctataattatgctagttaataatatttatataattatataatagaCTTACTATAACCAACTATTATCTATATCCTATATAAAGAGATAAGATCATCTATGAAAATATATTCTTCTTCCTAATCAATTTGATATATTATTCTTTCATATTAAC
It encodes:
- the LOC131178429 gene encoding peroxidase RIP1-like, yielding MDLPALINNFKNQGLNERDLVAVSGGHSIGFAQCFVFGNRIYSETNIDPKFAQQRRSTCPRTGGNSTLSPLDPTPARFDTAYFTNLIKKKGLLHSHHQLFNGGSTDGIVKTYSSNAKAFSANFARSMVKMGNIKPQTGNKGQIRLNCRKVN